A single genomic interval of Spirosoma linguale DSM 74 harbors:
- a CDS encoding RES domain protein (PFAM: RES domain protein~KEGG: psb:Psyr_0884 hypothetical protein) gives MYTAYRIIRDKYRHEPFSIEGSRLFGDPWNPKGIGVLYATSTPELGLVETLAHAPGVRYEELPIYWVFTLEIPEDIRYYQRQELPAYWQDETYERTQIWLQDWLGLPDQLGVAIPSVLVPLSYNIILHPKHPSFTQIKVISQEIQPVDRRLWRQG, from the coding sequence ATATACACGGCTTACCGCATCATCCGGGATAAATATCGCCATGAGCCCTTTTCCATCGAAGGCAGTCGGCTGTTTGGCGACCCTTGGAATCCTAAAGGAATCGGCGTTTTATACGCCACCTCAACGCCGGAATTAGGCTTGGTAGAAACCTTAGCTCATGCTCCGGGCGTGCGCTACGAGGAGTTACCCATCTATTGGGTGTTCACCCTGGAGATACCAGAAGATATTCGCTATTACCAACGGCAGGAGCTACCTGCCTATTGGCAGGATGAAACGTACGAGCGCACCCAAATTTGGTTACAGGACTGGTTAGGCTTGCCAGATCAGTTAGGGGTTGCCATTCCTTCGGTCTTAGTGCCGCTCTCGTACAACATCATTCTGCATCCCAAGCATCCAAGCTTTACTCAGATTAAGGTAATCAGTCAGGAGATTCAGCCCGTTGACCGTCGCTTATGGCGGCAGGGCTAA
- a CDS encoding conserved hypothetical protein (KEGG: swd:Swoo_2461 hypothetical protein): MTPRNLHRLKQDQRFGVDASERLLLLKNLVLHALDTFEGRRTTVLQWLRTPIRELANQAPLQLLDTVTGFGLVDDVPGRLDYGLPA; encoded by the coding sequence ATGACTCCCCGTAACTTACACCGCTTGAAGCAGGATCAACGTTTTGGGGTCGATGCCTCCGAGCGTCTCTTACTTTTGAAGAACTTAGTGCTGCATGCCCTGGACACCTTTGAGGGACGACGGACAACGGTACTGCAGTGGTTGCGAACACCTATCCGGGAACTGGCCAATCAAGCTCCTCTCCAACTGCTGGATACAGTCACCGGGTTTGGGTTAGTCGATGATGTGCCGGGACGCTTAGATTACGGGTTGCCAGCCTAA
- a CDS encoding conserved hypothetical protein (KEGG: reu:Reut_A2922 hypothetical protein), translating to MRELTAQVNNISSREDFIKFLSALLADLQADRSAWENNTLDKYLGGIKSWTEDMNGYYVNMGKPTPENVNWRVFAEILMAATIYE from the coding sequence ATGAGAGAGTTAACAGCTCAGGTCAACAACATATCTTCGAGAGAAGATTTTATAAAGTTCCTAAGCGCTCTACTTGCAGATCTCCAAGCGGATCGATCTGCTTGGGAAAATAATACTTTGGATAAGTACCTAGGCGGAATCAAAAGTTGGACTGAAGACATGAATGGCTATTATGTCAATATGGGTAAGCCGACTCCAGAAAACGTTAATTGGCGTGTATTTGCCGAAATTCTAATGGCTGCAACTATATACGAATAA
- a CDS encoding RES domain protein (PFAM: RES domain protein~KEGG: psb:Psyr_0884 hypothetical protein) — translation MLTVYRTVKAKYIDEPLATEGARLFGGRWSPKGYPLLYTTSSPALALVESLVHQPRVQYDKLPKLFLFTLEVPDDSLTTWSLEDLPAYWNEESYERTQWLLRNWLDEPSTLVAAVPSVVVPMSYNYLLHPSHRAFNQIRVVEQAPFLIERRLWQSDTP, via the coding sequence ATGTTAACTGTTTACCGAACCGTCAAAGCAAAGTACATCGACGAACCCTTAGCCACCGAAGGCGCGCGGCTATTTGGGGGTCGGTGGAGCCCCAAAGGCTACCCCTTGCTTTATACTACCTCCTCCCCGGCCCTAGCCTTGGTCGAATCGTTGGTACACCAACCTCGAGTCCAGTACGACAAGTTACCCAAGCTCTTTCTGTTTACCCTGGAGGTGCCTGATGACTCGTTAACCACTTGGTCGCTGGAGGACTTACCGGCTTATTGGAACGAAGAGAGTTATGAGCGAACCCAGTGGCTGTTGAGGAATTGGCTGGATGAGCCCAGCACGCTAGTGGCGGCAGTGCCCTCGGTGGTAGTGCCGATGTCTTACAACTATTTGCTTCATCCTTCTCATCGGGCTTTTAACCAGATACGGGTTGTCGAACAAGCGCCTTTTCTGATTGAACGTCGGCTCTGGCAGTCGGATACTCCTTGA
- a CDS encoding conserved hypothetical protein (PFAM: conserved hypothetical protein~KEGG: tbd:Tbd_1342 hypothetical protein), producing MAFATLPPQTAVYTPYTLIDKARQGMLRSEADQVAQLASLTDVELARILNMSIRNLHRLKAEDKLTRDASERLLLLTNLLQHGLDVFDEDVQTLAEWLRSPIRELNTQSPLSLLDTTTGFGLVDDVLGRIEHGIVG from the coding sequence ATGGCATTCGCAACACTCCCTCCACAAACAGCGGTATATACCCCCTACACACTTATTGATAAAGCCCGCCAGGGCATGCTGCGCTCAGAAGCCGATCAGGTAGCTCAGTTAGCCAGCTTGACCGATGTTGAACTGGCTCGCATTTTGAACATGTCGATTCGAAACCTGCACCGGCTCAAAGCCGAGGATAAACTGACCCGGGATGCCTCCGAGCGGCTTCTCTTACTGACCAATCTGTTACAACATGGTTTGGACGTCTTCGATGAGGATGTCCAGACCCTAGCCGAGTGGCTTCGTTCCCCCATTCGGGAACTCAATACCCAATCGCCCTTATCCCTGCTCGATACAACCACCGGGTTTGGGCTAGTGGACGATGTGTTAGGCCGCATCGAGCACGGCATTGTCGGCTAA
- a CDS encoding YceI family protein (PFAM: YceI family protein~KEGG: gme:Gmet_3449 YceI), producing the protein MSTTKWVLDPTHSELGFKIRHLMISNVSGSFQQFQVDVETQDDDFSTAQIRATAEIASIHTNNEQRDHHLRNSDFFEAETYPQLSFQSTRVEKLSDDTFTVYGDLTMKGVSKPVKLSVEYSGVTKDPWGGVRAGYTINGKINRSDWGITFNGVLETGGVALGEEVKLTSEIQLVKQLDTVVA; encoded by the coding sequence ATGTCAACTACTAAATGGGTCCTTGACCCCACGCACAGTGAATTAGGCTTCAAGATCAGACATTTAATGATCAGCAATGTATCGGGTTCTTTCCAACAGTTTCAGGTAGACGTTGAAACCCAGGATGACGACTTTAGCACCGCTCAAATACGGGCTACCGCCGAGATTGCGTCCATTCATACCAACAATGAGCAACGCGACCACCACCTGCGTAACTCCGATTTTTTCGAAGCCGAAACCTATCCCCAGTTAAGTTTCCAATCGACAAGAGTTGAGAAACTATCCGATGACACCTTTACCGTTTATGGGGATTTAACGATGAAAGGCGTTAGTAAACCGGTCAAACTATCGGTTGAGTATAGTGGCGTAACGAAAGACCCCTGGGGTGGCGTTCGGGCGGGCTATACCATCAATGGAAAGATCAACCGTAGCGATTGGGGCATTACCTTCAATGGCGTACTGGAAACAGGCGGGGTAGCCCTGGGGGAAGAAGTAAAGCTTACCAGTGAAATTCAATTAGTCAAACAGCTTGACACGGTAGTCGCCTAA
- a CDS encoding Pirin domain protein (PFAM: Pirin domain protein~KEGG: atc:AGR_pAT_278 hypothetical protein) encodes MNRHRKLVKIYTPPTQPGFLGLGHVASPVIQVDFTESDPFIILMDDRLDKQDEQPVGGPHPHAGFETVSLLLEGSIGDDAYQMKGGDLQLMTAGSGIVHTETIEGKASMRLLQLWLNLPKKDRWATPRVQDLPLEKVPTSTHQGTTIKVYSGSLAGMTSPIQNYTPLILADIHLQPGTTTVQHLPASFTTFLYVLEGSLQLGDEASELHRDQVGWLDRHAEETLSELKLTGGETGARVILYAGEPQGDAIVSHGPFIGDTQDDIRRLYQEYRQGKLHHIATVEASQRILW; translated from the coding sequence ATGAACCGTCATCGAAAACTCGTCAAAATATATACTCCGCCTACTCAGCCAGGGTTTTTAGGACTTGGCCATGTAGCCAGTCCGGTTATTCAGGTCGACTTTACGGAAAGTGATCCGTTCATTATCTTGATGGATGATCGACTCGACAAGCAAGATGAGCAGCCCGTGGGCGGTCCGCATCCGCATGCCGGATTTGAAACCGTATCCTTGCTTCTGGAAGGCAGCATAGGCGACGACGCTTACCAGATGAAGGGTGGTGACCTACAGCTCATGACGGCGGGGAGTGGGATCGTCCATACCGAAACCATCGAAGGGAAAGCGTCGATGCGCCTGTTGCAGTTATGGTTGAATCTACCCAAGAAAGATCGCTGGGCTACGCCACGGGTACAGGATCTGCCTCTGGAGAAAGTTCCTACGTCAACCCATCAGGGAACAACCATAAAAGTATACAGCGGTTCTCTGGCGGGAATGACGTCACCCATTCAGAATTATACCCCGCTAATTCTTGCCGATATCCACTTGCAGCCCGGCACGACCACTGTGCAACACCTGCCGGCCTCCTTCACCACGTTCCTGTATGTGCTTGAGGGAAGTCTGCAACTGGGCGACGAAGCCAGCGAGCTCCACCGGGATCAAGTAGGCTGGCTGGATAGACATGCCGAAGAGACACTAAGCGAGCTCAAGCTCACAGGCGGTGAAACCGGAGCCCGGGTCATTCTCTATGCCGGAGAGCCGCAAGGGGATGCCATCGTGTCGCACGGCCCTTTCATTGGCGATACACAAGACGACATTCGACGACTCTATCAGGAATACCGACAGGGCAAACTGCACCACATCGCCACCGTGGAGGCTTCGCAACGAATTCTCTGGTAA
- a CDS encoding transcriptional regulator, HxlR family (PFAM: helix-turn-helix HxlR type~KEGG: bbt:BBta_5039 putative transcriptional regulatory protein): METTELRHAECISTLRPIRDALDVLNGKWKLPIIVALTFGEKRFGEISKEVHGITDRMLAKELRDMEVNGLVKRKVYDTYPVKVTYMLTPHSETLNGVIESLRSWGELHRKKILSGDV; encoded by the coding sequence ATGGAAACGACCGAGCTTAGGCACGCCGAGTGTATCAGTACATTGCGACCTATCCGGGATGCGCTGGATGTGTTGAATGGCAAATGGAAGCTGCCCATTATTGTGGCCCTCACCTTCGGGGAAAAGCGGTTTGGCGAAATTTCCAAAGAAGTCCACGGGATTACGGACCGAATGCTCGCCAAAGAGCTACGGGATATGGAGGTAAACGGGTTAGTAAAACGGAAGGTGTACGATACCTATCCCGTCAAAGTCACGTACATGTTGACCCCGCATAGTGAGACCCTTAACGGGGTTATTGAATCACTACGTAGCTGGGGAGAGTTACACCGAAAAAAAATCCTCTCGGGTGACGTGTGA
- a CDS encoding transcriptional regulator, HxlR family (PFAM: helix-turn-helix HxlR type~KEGG: abu:Abu_0028 hypothetical protein) has translation MYERKTLPELNCGLDLIGEVLYGKWKMRLLWFIHEGFQRPSELQRKIPGASRRVLNVQLKELESHELVGKVIYPVVPPKVEYFLTDLGQSLIPVIGAIGQWGDQHEEQLRTLIRKGINPQAQ, from the coding sequence ATGTACGAACGAAAGACATTGCCCGAGTTGAACTGCGGGCTCGACCTAATTGGCGAAGTACTGTACGGAAAATGGAAGATGCGGCTCTTGTGGTTTATCCACGAAGGTTTTCAACGCCCCAGCGAGCTCCAGCGAAAAATTCCGGGCGCTTCCCGGCGTGTACTGAACGTACAGTTAAAGGAACTGGAAAGCCACGAATTGGTGGGGAAAGTAATTTATCCGGTTGTTCCTCCTAAAGTGGAGTATTTTCTCACCGATTTGGGCCAATCGCTCATCCCTGTTATTGGTGCTATCGGGCAATGGGGCGATCAGCATGAGGAGCAGTTGCGGACGCTCATTCGGAAGGGCATCAACCCTCAGGCCCAATGA
- a CDS encoding short-chain dehydrogenase/reductase SDR (PFAM: short-chain dehydrogenase/reductase SDR; KR domain protein; NAD-dependent epimerase/dehydratase~KEGG: mmw:Mmwyl1_0350 short chain dehydrogenase), translating to MEVTFENELTGKIALVTGGSKGMGKAIADRLLTAGATVIVTARNKPEDQTDGIQFIAADLSKPDGTRKVIDEILDTFGHLDILVNNMGGSETLAGGFAVLSDEDWESSFQTNLMAPVRLDRGLLPGMIRRGKGVIIHIASIQAKLPLYDSTLPYAAAKAALVNYSKSLSNEVAPKGVRVLTVSPGWVMTTASSRMMERIAESSDGTVEQATKGVMDALGGIPFGRPAWPQEVAELVGFLVSPRAAYLTGTDFVIDGGTIPTI from the coding sequence ATGGAGGTTACTTTTGAAAACGAACTGACAGGCAAAATAGCCCTGGTTACCGGCGGCAGTAAAGGAATGGGTAAGGCGATCGCCGATCGGCTGCTGACAGCGGGAGCCACCGTGATCGTTACGGCCCGAAACAAGCCGGAAGACCAAACGGATGGCATTCAGTTCATCGCTGCCGATTTAAGCAAACCGGACGGAACCCGTAAAGTGATCGACGAAATCCTTGATACTTTTGGCCATCTGGACATCCTGGTTAATAATATGGGGGGCTCCGAAACACTAGCGGGCGGGTTTGCCGTGCTGTCTGATGAGGATTGGGAGTCATCGTTTCAAACTAATCTGATGGCACCCGTGCGACTGGACCGTGGGTTATTGCCGGGCATGATCAGGCGCGGGAAAGGGGTCATTATTCACATCGCATCCATCCAGGCCAAATTGCCGCTGTATGACTCCACGCTGCCCTATGCTGCGGCAAAAGCAGCCCTGGTCAATTACAGCAAAAGCCTGTCGAATGAAGTGGCACCCAAAGGGGTGCGCGTGCTGACCGTATCGCCGGGTTGGGTTATGACCACAGCATCGAGCCGAATGATGGAGCGTATCGCCGAGAGCTCGGACGGCACCGTCGAACAGGCGACTAAGGGGGTAATGGATGCACTGGGTGGTATTCCCTTCGGCAGACCCGCCTGGCCGCAGGAAGTGGCGGAGCTGGTGGGCTTCCTGGTTTCGCCCCGAGCGGCCTATCTGACTGGCACCGACTTTGTCATCGACGGCGGCACAATCCCCACCATATAA
- a CDS encoding conserved hypothetical protein (KEGG: reh:H16_B1991 hypothetical protein): MKLPDNIEGLIKAQNELDSTAFAAYFTNLATVADEGSSYSGRDEIKQWIQQASEKYQMKLRPMDFSQTGSTAELTVEVSGTFPGSPIEMHYHLALDGPLIRSLRITG, encoded by the coding sequence ATGAAACTCCCAGACAATATAGAAGGCCTGATTAAGGCACAGAATGAGCTGGACAGCACCGCCTTTGCGGCCTACTTTACAAACCTGGCCACCGTTGCCGACGAAGGATCGTCCTACTCGGGTCGAGACGAAATTAAGCAATGGATACAGCAGGCATCTGAAAAGTACCAGATGAAGCTAAGACCAATGGATTTCAGTCAGACCGGCTCCACGGCCGAACTGACCGTGGAAGTAAGCGGTACGTTCCCCGGAAGTCCGATTGAGATGCACTACCACCTTGCACTGGATGGTCCACTTATCCGCTCTTTACGGATTACCGGATGA
- a CDS encoding putative secreted protein (KEGG: xcv:XCV2118 putative secreted protein), with translation MLWHATNVTNDDTMLGKWVFLWATSALITLVCSGLTLAQKVDATDTNDPSQRIKIAPESVFTMFREAGMKPVNHELTPTQKDKVSQAFARLPPAHQRILKQHLHSISFMDNMPNTALTSPVNSGDGPIRFNITFRAGLLDETISEWASWKENTCFNQTTDSRYAVRVEGGNLDAILYVLLHEATHVVDAVMNVTPHVSEKQALVESTPFTNGVWRMMNVPEDRYLDSLLEQTRFRSGRPMPISLAPDVYGKLSKTPFASLYGMAAWSEDIAELATIYHLTTRLNQPFYVVVTKDKVELARFEPMKNPLVKYRLEQLAAFYVP, from the coding sequence ATGCTGTGGCACGCTACAAACGTAACGAATGATGATACAATGCTTGGAAAATGGGTTTTTCTGTGGGCAACTTCGGCGTTGATAACGCTGGTTTGCTCAGGGCTTACGTTGGCGCAAAAGGTGGATGCCACCGACACTAATGACCCGTCTCAGCGGATAAAAATTGCCCCTGAGAGCGTCTTCACCATGTTCCGGGAGGCTGGCATGAAGCCTGTTAACCACGAGTTGACGCCCACTCAAAAAGACAAGGTGAGCCAGGCGTTTGCCCGGTTGCCTCCTGCGCATCAGCGGATTTTAAAACAGCATTTGCACAGCATCAGCTTTATGGACAACATGCCGAACACGGCATTGACTTCGCCTGTTAATTCAGGGGACGGGCCAATAAGGTTTAATATTACGTTTCGGGCGGGCTTACTGGACGAGACCATCTCCGAATGGGCGTCGTGGAAAGAGAATACGTGCTTCAACCAAACAACGGATTCCAGGTATGCCGTGCGTGTCGAAGGGGGCAACCTGGACGCCATCCTTTACGTGCTGCTCCATGAGGCTACGCACGTCGTCGATGCGGTGATGAACGTCACACCCCATGTTTCAGAAAAACAGGCACTCGTTGAATCGACACCGTTTACTAACGGTGTTTGGCGGATGATGAACGTACCTGAAGATCGCTACCTTGATTCGTTGCTGGAACAAACCCGTTTCCGAAGCGGTCGACCGATGCCAATCAGTCTGGCCCCGGACGTTTATGGGAAGCTCTCGAAAACGCCATTTGCTTCCTTGTACGGGATGGCAGCCTGGTCGGAGGACATTGCCGAACTGGCAACCATTTATCACCTCACTACCCGGTTGAATCAGCCGTTTTATGTGGTCGTCACGAAAGATAAAGTCGAACTAGCCAGATTCGAACCCATGAAGAACCCGCTGGTTAAATACCGATTAGAGCAACTAGCGGCTTTCTACGTGCCATAA
- a CDS encoding Integrase catalytic region (PFAM: Integrase catalytic region~KEGG: mch:Mchl_5505 integrase catalytic region), which yields MTQSEKMEIISLVEQSPLSVKATLRELGINRATFYSWYKRYLSDGFDGLADQPCRRTSIWNQLPIAEKNRIVELALDRPDLSSRELACYIVDNEQWFVSESTVYRVLKSRGLITTPAYRLMEAADHFYNPTTAPNQLWQTDFTYFKIKHWGWYYLSTVLDDYSRYILAWELCPGMQATDVERTVQAALKASSLKSGQRPRMLSDNGSAYVSRYLKDYLKGESIDHIRSAPFHPMTQGKIERYHRSMKNVLLLEHYYSPDELRTRLTEWVDYYNHQRYHESLDNVRPADAYWGRQEQILAHRQKTKQLSLSQRRKNHIFQRAQSG from the coding sequence ATGACTCAGTCCGAGAAAATGGAGATTATAAGCTTAGTCGAACAGTCACCCCTGAGCGTAAAGGCCACGTTACGGGAACTGGGGATCAACCGAGCTACTTTTTACAGTTGGTATAAGCGTTATTTAAGCGATGGCTTTGATGGCTTGGCCGATCAGCCTTGCCGTCGGACAAGCATCTGGAATCAACTACCAATAGCTGAAAAAAATCGAATTGTTGAGCTAGCTTTAGATCGCCCTGACCTTTCCAGTCGCGAACTGGCTTGCTATATTGTTGATAACGAGCAATGGTTTGTGTCGGAATCGACGGTTTACCGGGTTCTCAAAAGTCGGGGACTAATCACTACCCCTGCCTATCGGTTGATGGAAGCGGCTGACCACTTCTATAATCCTACCACGGCACCCAATCAACTTTGGCAGACCGACTTTACGTACTTTAAGATCAAGCATTGGGGATGGTATTATCTGTCGACAGTGCTGGATGACTACTCTCGCTATATTTTAGCCTGGGAACTCTGTCCAGGCATGCAGGCGACCGATGTGGAGCGAACCGTCCAAGCTGCTCTGAAAGCGAGTAGCCTGAAAAGTGGTCAGCGGCCACGTATGCTGTCCGACAATGGGTCGGCTTATGTGTCTCGGTATCTAAAGGATTATCTGAAAGGAGAAAGCATCGATCATATTCGTAGCGCTCCCTTTCATCCTATGACCCAAGGAAAGATTGAGCGGTATCATCGATCCATGAAAAACGTCCTGTTATTGGAACACTACTATAGTCCGGATGAACTAAGAACCCGTCTAACGGAGTGGGTAGACTACTATAATCATCAACGGTACCATGAATCATTGGACAACGTACGGCCGGCGGATGCTTACTGGGGTCGCCAAGAGCAGATCTTGGCCCATCGGCAAAAAACGAAGCAGCTAAGTTTGTCCCAACGCCGGAAAAATCATATTTTTCAGCGAGCCCAAAGTGGCTAA
- a CDS encoding transposase IS3/IS911 family protein (PFAM: transposase IS3/IS911 family protein~KEGG: mno:Mnod_6452 transposase IS3/IS911 family protein) yields MSKSTKPTPSKRSAANSSTSAERKPALSIIKDIQRQTRRQYTAEEKIRIVLEGLQGEQSVAEICRREGLNTNIYYRWSKEFLEAGKKRLAGDTTREATAPEVQSIKSENEALKQLVAELSLENRVLKKSLKADD; encoded by the coding sequence ATGTCCAAATCGACTAAACCAACTCCATCAAAACGTTCCGCAGCTAACTCATCGACTTCGGCGGAACGAAAACCGGCCTTATCCATCATCAAAGACATTCAGCGACAAACCCGACGCCAATACACGGCGGAAGAAAAGATTCGCATTGTGCTGGAAGGCCTACAAGGCGAACAGTCAGTAGCCGAGATCTGTCGGCGAGAAGGACTCAACACCAACATTTATTACCGCTGGAGTAAAGAGTTCCTAGAAGCGGGTAAAAAGCGATTAGCCGGTGACACAACCCGGGAAGCCACTGCTCCTGAAGTGCAGTCCATCAAGTCCGAAAATGAGGCCCTCAAACAGCTGGTAGCCGAACTAAGCTTGGAGAATCGGGTATTAAAAAAAAGCCTTAAGGCCGACGACTAA
- a CDS encoding hypothetical protein (KEGG: hypothetical protein), with product MELTTSQRITCGIIEKAAVHRTLLKSYIARMPELELIWETEFQETSYAQFENYIPDLIFISLYQLPVEIVPLLKPILVGHMGIIITSDYYLKDVGNIPFSFAAYLQKPFSFKEFTASVEQYKYLSKFR from the coding sequence ATGGAGCTAACTACCAGTCAACGTATTACTTGTGGCATTATTGAGAAGGCAGCTGTTCATCGGACGCTACTAAAGAGTTATATTGCCCGAATGCCTGAACTTGAGTTGATCTGGGAAACAGAGTTCCAGGAAACATCTTATGCACAATTTGAGAATTACATTCCAGATTTAATCTTTATAAGTTTATATCAGTTGCCAGTTGAGATAGTCCCCCTTTTAAAACCTATTTTAGTAGGCCACATGGGCATTATCATTACGTCTGATTATTATTTAAAAGACGTTGGTAATATTCCTTTCTCATTTGCAGCCTATTTACAAAAACCGTTCTCTTTCAAAGAGTTCACTGCTAGTGTTGAACAATATAAGTATTTATCTAAATTTCGATAA
- a CDS encoding hypothetical protein (KEGG: bxe:Bxe_C1144 anibiotic ABC transporter efflux pump), whose translation MPVEQISGLTNRHDSYSDEMQEIIGHVPHWLIRWGNVVIFAVIALLLLTAHTVRYPDVIMAQALINARDQPQKVTWFISDPNVTYRPNIRDGQQVRLGDTLISEVDRSRKLVTPVRALVSGRTYLLKGVDNNPKAFMLLVVPPVTQYEVQLKLPLKGAGKVNAGQRVLIRLDAYPSNEFGFLEGQIVNMVPVSLDNHYRANVKLTRGLITNMGNILPVQPLLQGTAEIMLDNKRLTQRIFATLF comes from the coding sequence ATGCCAGTCGAACAAATATCGGGTCTCACCAATCGGCATGACTCATACAGCGACGAGATGCAGGAAATTATCGGTCACGTTCCCCACTGGCTTATCCGGTGGGGCAACGTGGTTATTTTCGCTGTTATTGCTCTGTTGCTGTTAACCGCGCATACTGTGCGCTATCCTGACGTGATCATGGCGCAGGCACTGATCAACGCACGTGACCAACCCCAAAAAGTGACCTGGTTCATCTCCGACCCGAATGTAACCTACCGCCCCAACATCCGCGACGGTCAACAGGTCAGGCTTGGTGACACCTTGATTTCTGAAGTTGACAGGAGCCGAAAACTAGTAACTCCCGTTCGCGCCCTCGTGTCCGGCCGAACGTACTTATTAAAAGGCGTTGATAATAATCCCAAAGCGTTTATGCTGCTCGTCGTTCCTCCAGTAACGCAATACGAAGTTCAGCTTAAATTGCCCCTTAAAGGAGCGGGAAAAGTCAACGCCGGCCAGCGCGTATTGATTCGGCTGGATGCCTATCCCAGCAATGAGTTCGGTTTTCTGGAAGGCCAGATCGTCAACATGGTTCCCGTATCACTGGATAACCACTACCGAGCCAACGTAAAACTGACTCGGGGGCTAATTACGAATATGGGAAACATATTGCCGGTGCAACCCCTTTTGCAGGGAACTGCCGAAATTATGCTGGATAACAAACGTCTAACCCAACGGATATTTGCCACTTTATTTTGA